From the genome of Oryza glaberrima chromosome 1, OglaRS2, whole genome shotgun sequence:
GAGTGAAATGAGCTTCATCAGTTTGGCCCAATGCTGTGATCTTTGATATCTCCTCTTCTATGCTGCACAGCAATGAGAATCTACTCTCTAGTTCCCCTTGTAGCAGCACATTCTTTTCCAACCATACCTGCAGATCAGTGCTCAAGCCACGCAACTTCTTTTCAAGCACAGCTGACTCTTGTTTTCTAGCTGACTGACAAGAAGGCACAGCATCTGAGCCTTCCTGCGCTTTGGCATCTGTAAGTTTATCCATCTCAGCTTTTGCTTTATCAAATGATTTCTGGAACTTCTGCATATAATGATATGATGTACTGAATCTCAACCAGAAGTCCAGGTTTTCCTCCAGTATTCTGCTAATTTCTGCTCTGAATTTATCTTCCAATGATGGGTCATGTGGTTCTTCATGTTCACGTATCTTCATGTATTCTTCTGTCTCagcaatatttttgttttcaagACTAGGAGAGGCATTTGCTTCAGATGATTCTTCAGACTCCACAAAACGCTGAGGTAGAGAATTGTTGAGCTTGGTTTGTAAAGAGCTCAACATTCGTCTGAGAGAGCGAATCTCATCATCTTTTGTTGCACTGGAACTCTTTAACTCATTCATATCTGACATTGCCTCGAGATGATATTCTCGATTTCTCTTCTCAATTTCTAAAAGCTGTTTCTGCGTATCTTTGTAGTTACGAAGGATGGATGCATAATCTTTTAAGAGAATTTTATCCTTATCCTCTAGCCCATTCAAATCTAGTTGTTGCCACCCTAAAGTTTCATCTGGCTCTTCCTTATGTGCCTTGCTAGAGTCATCTAATGCATCCAATAATCCTTCATCTTTTGATTTGCATGCAATTCCGGAATCATCTTGTGATGAATTTACTATTTCATCAGTGGAATGTGCATCCAACTTCTTTACAAAATCATTAAGACTGTCATCTACTTCAGTTAGTTGCTGGTGAATATTTCCATTCTCACTGTGCACAGACTTTCCAATCCGCTGAATTGTCTGCAGAACCTCCTCAACTTGCTTCAATCTTTCAGACAACTTGCTAGAATCCTCAATCAAAGCTGCCTTCTCGTCCTCTAAGCTATCCAGGCGCTTCTGTAGTTCGTCTGCCTCATTTTTCATTCTATTGATTTGAGCATTTTGTGAAGAAGCTGCAATTTCTAGGCTGATGACCTTATCCACAATTTCATCAACCTGTCCGGCTAGATGCACCGCAGACGCCTCTGAGGACGACTCAAACTTTTGTTTGACCTTTTGTGATAATTCCTGCAGCTCGAGCTTGCAGTCTTTCATAATTAGATCACTATCCTCTATAGATGAAGGTATAGAGCTGAACTCTATGTCTTGGTGATTAGGTAGGTCCTTCTGATCATCAGGATACCCACACTCACTCTTGAAAATCGTTATCTTCTTCTTTGCATCTATGACTCTTTGAATCTCCATGGTTGTCTCTTCATATGATCTCTTTTGCTCACAATGCAAGCTAGCCAATTTATCCTCGCAAGAAATAAGGGCTTGTGCAGCCATTAAAGCTCGAGCTTCATTGTCTTCAATAACCGCGCTGGTGCTAAAAGTCTCCTGCAAGCTCCATACCTCCTCTTGCATCTCTGCCGCCTGTCTTTCAATGCTCAAATACTTGTTCAGCGAAGATTCATATGAGCTCTTGAAGAATTCCTTTTCAGTCTGCAAGACAAGGATTTTCTTCTGTAGCCTCTCAATCTCTTCTTGTGCCTTGTCTTTACTCATCTTAGAGCTGATCTTTTTATGTGTTTGCGTCCTCTTTGGAGCTGCGCTGGTTCCTCTGTTGATATTAATCCCTGTGATACCTTTTGGGAAACCATCACCATTGTCATCTTGCAGAGAGAGCTGGACTTGCTCCGGAAATGCAGTTGCTATGGTGTGGTTGGACTTGTGAAGCTCCCCTGATACCCGGTCATATCTATCAGCAAGCGCCTGGTAAGATCTATATGTCTCCTCTACATGGTTTATAAGATCGGGCCTGCTCTTGAAGTATAGGTCTGCCTTCCTTGCAAATGTATCAGCCTCTATATCTATGAGTTTGATCATGGCCTTCACCCTTATCTCCATCTCTGCAGAGATAACCATACAAACCTCTTGAAACATTGATGAGAACCCAAAAACAAACGCTCTTACTAGAAATCTACAATAATTCCTTCAGAATCATTTCATGTTAAAGAAGATTATGCTAAGTAGTAGTAAATACCAACAGGACACCGCTATCACCTCATCCGTCGTATCCACAATAGATTGGAACGGCAATAGAAAAATGTAGCTACGAATTCTGCTGTGCTCGTGCGTTGTTCGGACTTCGGAGAGCAATGGCGATACCTTGGACGTTGTTGTCGAGCCATTTGGACTGGGTGGTGCGGATGTGGCTCGCCCACCACCACGAGTAGGCgttgctcgccgcgcgccgcagcATCGCGGGCagcctgcctcctcctcctccgtcctcctaccccccacctctcctcctcctcctcctcctcctgttctTCCTATGCGTCCTAGCCTTCCTCTACGGCTAATGCTACCGCTACTGGCGGCGTGGCGCTGGCTAGGGTGAGGGCGGGGCCGGGAAGGCCCCGggggggcggtggtggtggggaaagGCATGGCGAGattaggggaggggaggggatccgtCCGCGAGCGGTCGCGCTGCGGCGGGTGGCTgcccgcggcgcgcggccgAACCGCCCTGCGCTGCGGCCGGCCGCCCGCGAGGCGCGGGGACGCCGGTGGCGGAGGCCACGGTGGACTGCAGTCACggcacaacttttttttttttaatttctctttTTTGAGAGGAAAAGTCACGGCCGAAACTAGTGGGCTTGAGGGTTCAAGTTCAACCCATCAGTGAAGTTCGGAACTGCGTGGGGCCGGGCCTTTGACAAGGCTGACGGACTCTCCGATGAACATACGTCGGCCCAGGTGACCATCCGATAttatcttccttttctttttttttggcaattatCCTCTTTTTCTTTACAAAATGGAAGTATAACTTTTGATCTCGCCGCAACCTAAGAGCAAGATCAGTTAAGTGCCGACGGTAAAACGGACCATGTCAGCCTACAACAATATGTTGCACTCTAATCATACACAACTTTCGGtgctggtttttctttttttttaagtaatttatACATCCAGTACATGAACTTGATAAGTGGGTGCGATCTAGTAAAAAACGTGAAAAATAAGCATATAGatgcaacaacttggctagtgcgttcagtcaaaaaaaaaacttggctACCGCGTGTATTTTGGTTGAAAGATCAATATTCCACACAATACTTTTATGCCATATAAACAAAGCAGCCACTCATGTCATCTCAATAAGGATCTACattgttttttaatttgttagttataataataaaataatcagTCATTTTGAAACTGAAAGATATATGATTATCAAAAGTAAGTGTATGCAGATAACATAATTTCTAAACGATTCGATTAATCGACATATCCATTACCAGGTTATGAACATGGCAAAGACACAAAATTGAATCCATGAGCTAATGATCTACTCCCtatgtttcaggttataagacgttttgactttggttgaAGTCAAACTGATTCAAGTTGaccaaatttgtagaaaaagataataatattttcaactcaacacaaaattattatgaaaatatattcaattattgatttaatgaaactaatttggtattataaatattactatatttatgtataaagttagtcaaatttgaagtaagtcaaaacgtcttataacgtaaaatggagagagtagctGTTAAGCTTATAATACTAGGATTAATAAAAGATATGTGTAAATGTTTTTGACTAAAATGCACATGATTATCAAGTTTATGTACCAGtctacttattttttaagttcttACACTAAATCGCACGCACCTACCAATTTCTTGTACCgtgggtgtaatttactcttatttTTTCAATCTTACTTTACTAGCATGATCCATCACGAGATTGGATGATATTGGGTTGGCCCCACAAAATGTGTTATATTATCACCAAAAGCAATCTGCTATCAAGTAGCACGTGAAAAACTGCACTGGACCCGAGCGGTAAAATAAGCGCCCACTTagttctctctcttccacatatGAATTAAATGATGTGACATATATTGGAGCCTACCCAGTCAGCTTATAGTACTTTACTACTTGCTCTAAGGCCGAGTTGTCTAGTGAGGTTCCCAAGTCCCAACATCCACTTACTCAGTTTCCTGCATGCACGCTTTCTAAATTGACAGATTacatgtttttggaaaaaaagaaatatagaaaagttgctttaaaagcacattatttttttaagtgtgtTTAGATAATGATATTTAATTGATCATACGTCAATTTAtcgctttgttttttttttttgcatgaggGGTTTAGTTCCAAACCCCAACCAAAGAACACATTATAAGTGTGCATACTGTTAATAAAAACTAAGTATGCACacaactataaaaaaaactagtatgCTCACAATTATATTCATGGACACCATAATTTAATCCCGATGATTTCATCACCACACTAGTATTGCTTAACTGTAAAATCGTGTTACCATTGTCCAACTAAATTTTAAATAGTAATATAGTTTAGAAAAAGATAATGGCATCTATAAATACTCCGAGAATAATTTATTTTCGTATTTACAAACCTTTTATTGTATCATATAATTCGATCATGCTAATATAACTTGAAAGTGCACCTAAACTCCTAGTGAATTTTGGTACTAACATGTTTATTGAGGAAAAATGGAGATACTAGCCCCGAGTTGTATTACTGGTGCAAGGATACCCCTCCATAAACAAAAGCAAGCGACAAAAGAgcttgaagatatttttgctttatatttttccttttgagtgagtgtgtgtgtgtgtgtgtgtgagagagagagagagagagagtcactTGGCACCATATGACCATACTCACAAGGGAAAACGAGGCTTGGAGCAAAGTGATGATCACTGGAGACTGAGGTTTGGAGCAAAGTGATCACCGGAGACTCTGATAGGTGTAAACCGGATACTCATGTAAACTTATTAGTTGCGTGCAACAAAAAACCATAGAGGAGACTCTGGCACCTTTTTTCTCTAGCTGACAGAGTGAGCCAACCAGGGACTCTAGTCTTCCTTTCTTGGAGCAATCCAAGTAATCCAACAAACTAGAGACTCAGATGTTTAAATTTGTGTGTAACGGCTAATTTTGGATGGGTGTGAGCATTTCACTATCCTCCATGCTCCCCACCCCCCTTCCTCACACGCTCTGAATAAGTGGATGTCAGATCCTTTAGACCTAATCTCCTAGGGTTTCCACCCCTTCTTCTTCTAGGTTGTTGAGCCAATTTTATTGTGTAAGAGACAGGGGATTGGATCTAAAAATATAGTGAACTAGTATTGAATTGAACACCTATGAATCAATGACCTACCTTCGACATTGTGATTCTTACTCTTTTAGGTTCTCCTCCTAGCCAGCTAGGCGTCACCTGCGAGTACCTGATTGTTATGATAGCCCTATAAGGTTTTGTGAAGGTTTATCATCACCTTTGGAACGAAAGAGGTATTTGAGTGGATACTAATCATGGTGCTCTTGGTAAATCAAGCATCATTGGATGCAGTAGCTCGTCGTCCAAGCTTGAATCTTGGTGGTCGCTTGGAAACGAAGTTTTGTCTCGGTGGTAGCTTAGAAACTAAAACTTCTTCATGGTTGATAGCTTGGTGAGGATTGGGTCAATTGAGATACGGGTTCCTTGAAGTCCCTCGAAGGGGAGTATGGTCGCTCTGTCAATTGTTGTTCTGTTGTGGTATCTTATCTTGTGTTTTCTACATTCATCTCGCTATCTTTCCTTCCCGCTGTAAATCAAAATGTTCATTTTTATATTAGTTTATTGTGTTTTATATATTCACCCGGAGTATATGGTGTGAAATACCGGAGTTCAAATATAGAGTACACTTCGAGAAAGAGTGTAAGCATATAGATTCATTTGGATTGGATTATTTTATACAATGTATACATAAATCAATTCAGTTGTTGCAAAAACACTATAGATTCAATTGTTCCAAACGGGACATACAGATTTTGACTCTTGTAAATGTCAAAGAAACAACTCTAAAATCTACTAGTAGAAAAGAAAGGCACTATCAAAACGTTCATTTTTCAGCTTTGCCAACATTTatatttcgtttttttttgaacttttgataaATGTACTATCGGTGCTATTTAGCTCAAATTTAGTATTCATTTGAGCTtagaaaaaagaacataaaaagCAGTACAATCATTGAAGGAATGTTCATGTCATTTCATCTGAAAATTTTACTggcatactacctccgtccaaaaaaaaaagacaaaccctggtttccgtgttcaacgtttgaccgtccgtattatttgaaaaaattatgaaaacaaattaaaaagataagtcacgcataaagtattaattatgttttatcatctaacaataatgaaaatattaattataaaaaaatttcatataaaatagacagtcaaacgttggcacggaaacccatgatttatttttttttacggagggagtacagatGTAGTACACAGAACATAGTCCCGCTAAAACCATCGCAATAATTCAAAGCCCCCACCAGTCAGAGAGCCACCACGGCAGACGGCACCGTCCCGCTAATCTTTTCCCACACCCATTCGATTTGGGCGCCGAAAATACGAAATTTCAGATCCCGCCCGCCATCTCATCGATCCGCGCCTTTGTCCACGTCACCAATCCGTGGCAACTCCCTCGCACCCCGATCCCACCCGTCCATTTTCTCCCTCATCCAACGGCCCAAACCCACTCCACATCGCCCCGCCCTGCCCTTTAAATATCCTTTGGCCCTTTCGCCTACCGCACTCACTGCTCACAATCACCGAATCCTTCCCCAAAATCCCCAATCCCCCATCTCTTTCTCCTCCAGcgagcgagcgcggcggccatgTCGGGGCGCGgcaagggcggcaaggggctcgGCAAGGGCGGCGCGAAGAGGCATCGCAAGGTGCTCCGCGACAACATCCAGGGCATCACCAAGCCGGCGATCCGGAGGCTGGCGAGGAGGGGCGGCGTGAAGCGCATCTCCGGGCTGATCTACGAGGAGACCCGCGGCGTGCTCAAGATCTTCCTCGAGAACGTCATCCGCGACGCCGTCACCTACACGGAGCACGCCCGCCGCAAGACCGTCACCGCCATGGACGTCGTCTACGCGCTCAAGCGCCAGGGCCGCACCCTCTACGGCTTCGGCGGCTGAGGTCCGCCGCTGCATCCGCCTGGCCGTGGGGACAAGTCTTGGCTCGCGGTCAAGAAATCCGGGAGGATATCTCCAATTGATCTGGGTCTcagttagtagtagtagtagtagtttgtGTTGGCATCGTTCTTGTGCCTGGGGCAAGTTTGCTTTCATGTTCTGAACTTGTGCTGTGTAAATCCGTATGGTGTTTTAGCTATTAACAAAGTTGGGTCATTCGCTGCAAACCTCATGCTTCTAGTTATTGTTGTTCATATGAGCTAGTATAAAACTGCTAGTTTTGTCTTGTGCAAATCTCACATTAGGAATTTCTATTCGCTCCAACTGTTTATTGCTGTTTGTTTTTGGCGAATCCTTAAGAATCCTGCAGCATTTAGGTGAAATGTCAACCTCAAGGTCAGATTGTTTTCATATGGTTGATCCCTATCTTAGCTTTGCACTTCTTAATTCTCCAATCTCCACTACTCCACCCTTTTCTATGGTAGAGGTGCTCACTGCTCCCTTTCGTTCAATGATTGGCATGACGGCGTGCTCTTCTGCTGAATTGTTGCCAACTGAGGAATTTGCCGATTTGGTTGGGAGTTGGGACTGCAAATTTTCTTGGGAGTTGGACTTCGTATACGCAATGCTTAGCTATGTACTCCAGCAGTATCGAGCTATTGTTGCATCGCACGCGTTTCTGGATCGAAATCGTTGTTTCTATTGCATGAATACGTGATTAGGAAGAGATCTGTCACCCAAAATACTTTTAGAGAAGggttaaatattttttgtagTTCTGATTTGATATTATATAAAGAAAACAACTGTCAAACACTTAAATTTGCGGCTATATCAATACTATTCCAAATATAGAATGCATGCAGTTAAACCTTGAAACTTCAAATGGTTTATTGATACATACCATATTAGGATTTGACATGAGAAAATGTTATTGGTAATTGGTAAATAAGATTTGTCTAGAAAAGCACTTTCATATGATTATACTTCTCctaatttttataaatatatagtccGAAAAAATAGCCATGAAACATATATGTATTGGAATGATAAGTAGAAAAAACAGAGGTGGTaaataacatataaataaaatgCATGGGCATTCAACAATGTCACCAAGATATTCCATCCATAGTAATTTATCTGATACTAATCCTAGTACTCATTTCAtagctaaggctgtgtttagttcctgaaattggaGAGAAGTTTGGTGAaaattggtagtttggaaaaaaaaagttaggagttttatgtgtgtaggaaagttttggatgtgatgtgatgtaaagttagaagtttggtgtgaactaaacagaaCCTAAATGGAAGAAGTGCAGAAAAAATATTCATGCGAGTTCTGCATTTGCATCCCCTAAGGGCACTTACAATGCATCACCAAATTTTGAGGAGCCAAAACTACCACATAGACTAAAAACTTCGTAAGCAACTACCTTCAACGCATTAGCAGTGCGCCACCGAAAAATGCCGGACCTCACTAGCCACATAGGCGAGGAACAATATAAGCTACATGTCTCATAGTGCAGGCCACTCGTGGTGGGTCCACTAGTATTAccttttttggtaaaatttgctacaggacattaaaaaaagtttgtaaTTAGCTGGAGGATACTGTAAAAACGTGTATTTGCTACAGTGCATCGCAAAAAAATGGTAATTGGCTGTTGGACACCCGCAgcactattttattatttttggaggaaaaggagagagaaacagctGTGTAAATACGGTTATACCCTttgaatttgtttctttttctttattcttttctttctcattctctctcttctctctattctTTCTTCTTGCTTCTCTCTCGATCCCCTTTCTCACTACGCGAGTGCACGCCTGAGCAGGAGACAGCTGACATGGGGCGGTGCGAGGCGACGGCCAGGCGCAGCAGCGCAGGCGCCGGCGGCCAACTgtgtgcggcggcgcggccaagGCCACGACGGCGTGGCGCTACGAAGTGGCGGAAGCTGGTGGCTTGCCGTTGTCGGCGTGGTCACCACCCTTGCCCCAGATGAGCGCGTGGTCTCACATGACGCGAAGAAGGAGGAtagctcggcggcgaggcgcaagCCACCGGTGCTGGCCTCCGGGTCCGCCGGGATGACGACACACGCGAGGCTACATAGCCCGGACGCCGCGGTGAGCTCAACCACCGAGTTGCGCCGGTTGAACCTGCCCATGAGGAGCCACGAGAGGACGGACACGGGCATGGTCGCCAGTGACAGGATGAGCATCTTCCTTCGTCCCGGATGAGTGTCGGCAAGCGTCGTGAGTAGAAAGCCTCCGACGAGGTTGTCAGCGAAGAACGACGACGCTGGGAGGGAGACgagcgccgggccgccgccactCTTGAGCGCCTACTCCGACACAACCGACGTCCTGGCCGAGTGGTCCCACTCATGTCGCGGCGCTCCGCCACGAGCGCGACGACGCCACTCATCGCCAAGCCGAGCACGTAGATGAGCGCCGGCGCGCGTGGCTGCACGTAAACCCCCCTCCCGTCGGCGAACGTGGCCGGCACCGTCGCCGTGCCCGCGGATTGCCGCTCCGCCACCCGGCTTGTCTgggaagaaggagagggagaggggactTTCATGTGGGGGCCACGTGGGAGTCATTTGAGCcaagggcaaacttgtctttaatcATTGTTTCCCTAGTTTTtctccaaaaataataaaataatgctgCGGATGTCCAGCAGCCAATTACCATTTTTTTACGATGCCTTGCCGCAAATACACGTTTTTACGGTGTCCTCCAActtaattacacgttttttaagATGTGCTCAAGCAAATTTGCcaacttttttactttttcatctctctctctagtttCCCCACCAGTACTTTGCGTCACGAGAGAAGCAGGCGCTGCTCCTCTACcttttcatctctctctctctttactTTCCCACCGCGCGAgcggagctgcggcggcagTGCCGAGCTagcggagcggcgacggtgtcgaccggcggcgtcgagcggcgcgacggacgacggcggcggcctcgagcGGCGCTgtggacgacagcggcggcccCAAGCGGCggatctctctcctctcgcccCGGGCGGCGTCGAAGGCGGCGGGCGGGGTggcccgagcggcgacggtgcCGGGCGGCCGGGCGACCCGGCCGGCG
Proteins encoded in this window:
- the LOC127780938 gene encoding protein NETWORKED 2A-like, with the translated sequence MLRRAASNAYSWWWASHIRTTQSKWLDNNVQEMEIRVKAMIKLIDIEADTFARKADLYFKSRPDLINHVEETYRSYQALADRYDRVSGELHKSNHTIATAFPEQVQLSLQDDNGDGFPKGITGININRGTSAAPKRTQTHKKISSKMSKDKAQEEIERLQKKILVLQTEKEFFKSSYESSLNKYLSIERQAAEMQEEVWSLQETFSTSAVIEDNEARALMAAQALISCEDKLASLHCEQKRSYEETTMEIQRVIDAKKKITIFKSECGYPDDQKDLPNHQDIEFSSIPSSIEDSDLIMKDCKLELQELSQKVKQKFESSSEASAVHLAGQVDEIVDKVISLEIAASSQNAQINRMKNEADELQKRLDSLEDEKAALIEDSSKLSERLKQVEEVLQTIQRIGKSVHSENGNIHQQLTEVDDSLNDFVKKLDAHSTDEIVNSSQDDSGIACKSKDEGLLDALDDSSKAHKEEPDETLGWQQLDLNGLEDKDKILLKDYASILRNYKDTQKQLLEIEKRNREYHLEAMSDMNELKSSSATKDDEIRSLRRMLSSLQTKLNNSLPQRFVESEESSEANASPSLENKNIAETEEYMKIREHEEPHDPSLEDKFRAEISRILEENLDFWLRFSTSYHYMQKFQKSFDKAKAEMDKLTDAKAQEGSDAVPSCQSARKQESAVLEKKLRGLSTDLQVWLEKNVLLQGELESRFSLLCSIEEEISKITALGQTDEAHFTPFQAAKFQGEVSSMKQENSKVTKELQAGMDHVRSLQVEVGRALLKLRENIELSIGRRNRTQHSFRSLSIKAGVPLRTFLFGSKPKKASLFSCMGPVMPKPVADMRAGPFG
- the LOC127761300 gene encoding histone H4: MSGRGKGGKGLGKGGAKRHRKVLRDNIQGITKPAIRRLARRGGVKRISGLIYEETRGVLKIFLENVIRDAVTYTEHARRKTVTAMDVVYALKRQGRTLYGFGG